The window ATAACCCTGTCAATACAATGATAAAAATGAGAAGATTAATGAAGGCATACCTGATAACTAGATAGTTACAATGTAGAAAAAGGATATCACATCATATCCTTTTTTGATCGATATTTATAATGGGGATGTGAGCAATCTTGGGCCAGTCTTGCCCTTTCTTTCTTTTGCATCGTTCATTTAGCAGAGGACATGATCCGATATTTAGAGTAGTAAGAGAAGTGGGTAGCCTTTCACCTGGCAAGCACAGGAGACCAGGGCAATTCATAATCTTCAAGGTTTGAAGAGACTTGAGGTGCCCAAATCCCTCTGGCAAGAACTGGAGAACAGCACAATTCATAATCTCCAATGTTCGAAGAGAGTTGAGGTGCCCAAATCCCTCTGGCAAGAACTGGAGAGCAGGACAATCCCTAATCTTCAAGGTTTGAAGAGAGTTGAGGTGCCCAAATCCCTCTGGCAAGCATTGGAGAGCAGGACAACTCATCATCTCCAAGGTTTGAAGAGAGTTCGGGTGCCCAAGTCCCATTTTGGTTGATAGTCTTAAGATTCAAAAAATTACAGATCCTAAGAAAAGTGAGAGTATTGGGCAGATAAACTCCTTCTTCCGGAAATAATTCAACGTGTTCTTCATACTCTTGGCAGACAAGCGACAAGTGCGCAAGACAAGTGAGTCTATCGAGACCCCAGTGCTTATGGTTTGCAATGAGTTTCCGGGAAGTGATTTCAAGTAACTGTAATTTTGAAGGCAATCTCCCTTCTGGAAATGATTCCAGTTCTTGACAATTCGATATCCAAAGCTGCTGAAGACATGGGAGAAGGGTGTTCATATGTTTCGGCATAGACCTCAAGCGCTGACAACTATGTATATCTAACTCGGTCAAATTGGGCGCATGCAACCTGCCATCTGGAAATGATACAATTTCTGGGCAATCACAAAATGTCAATGAAGTGAGAGCTAGGAGTTTATTGGGGCTTCATGAAACAGCAAGTGATAACCTGGTCAAAACTATATTCAGGATTTTAAGCATGGGAAAGCTGTCAAGGGAGAGTTTCCCAGTCAGCTTGGGAAGACCCTGGAAAGAAAGCTCACCAAGTTGAGGAAACAACTCAAGTTCATGATTGACATCTCCAATATAGGACCATTCTTCCAGTCCAAGCATTCGATCAACAAGCAAAAGCAGCAGAGATCTAAATGGCTTAATTCCGCTATCGCCATAAAACTCAGGACCTATGGACTTCACTCCATTTAACCCCTCAATGTGAAGCTCTCTGAGGGAAGGTAGCTGCCCTAGTGGTGGCAAGGTGATACAATTTTTACATTTGAAAAGTCGAAGATAAACAAGAGCAGAGGAAGAATAAAAGTTTGGCCAATCTGGAAATGTTGTGCCTCTGTAATATTTAATCGTGAGAACTTCAAGGTTTGTATGAGGTTGGAGCTTGTGAAGCAATTCTCTTTCTAGTTGTGTATATCTCGATAATCTCCGATCCAAACTTGGTTCTCCTTTTCCGCTCTCGTCAGGGAGATATACCCAATTCATAACTACTTCAGTAAGAAACTTTTTGTCCTTCAGAATGTTGGCCTCCAGAGCACTACCATCAGTACCGTAAACAATAAAACCAATACAAGTTTGTGAACCAATACAAAGTGTTCCACGCAAATTTTGAAGCTTCTTTAACTCTAGAACATCATGCTCGATGTGTAGCACAAACTTGTCTAATATCTTGAGATCTTTCAAATTTCCCATTTGTGCTGGCATCTTCCTTAAGTTTGTACCTTCTAAATCCAGATGAGTCAACTTGATCAATCTTCCCAAGTTGATTGGCAGTACAGCAAGAGATTTACAGTTTGCCAGCAATAATTCTTGCAAGTTATACAGAGTACAAATTGACTCAGGTAACACTAGAATAGAAGTGGAGGACATATTCAAGTGTCTTAGATGTATCAAGTTGTTAATTGAATCAGGCAACAACTTAATATCATATTCCGATAAATTGAGCACTCTTAAGCACCGCAACGTTCCCAGTAGATCATTTAGTACTTCGTGCCTCATCCCGTACCTGTATGCCTGTATCTGCATCTTTTGTGTTAACGGTAGGAAGGTGCGCAAAGATATAGCTTCACATAAGGCCTCAAATTTCTCATTGCATTGCTTTGAGCATATCTTTTCATATATGAAAAATGACGAGTCTTGGCCGCAACGGTGGAGGAGTCGCTGTCTTCCCACCTGACACAAAATTCTCCAGAAATGAATTTTGCTAAAGCATTGATTAGGTCATGCATTATATGATATGCTTTGTTGTCTGTCGCTCGTAACTGATATGGTTGGAAAAACGACTTTGAGACTAGATCGTTGAAGTACTCTACTCCAACTTCTTCCATGCTTTTCTTGTTGGTGGATGGAATGAGGTCTTCAGCCTTCCATAAGGAAATCAGTTCAGCTCTTTCAAATATATAACCTCTGGGAAACATCGAACAATAGGCAAAGCAACGTTTCAGATATTGAGGCAAATAGCGGTAGCTCAACAGCAATGCTGGCATAACATTCCTTTCAACCTCCCATATATCACTATTTAAAATACTTTTCCATTCCTCCTCACTTCTGTAAGAACGTAAGAGACCCCCAAGTGCTTTAATAGCCAAAGGAAGACCTTGACACTTCCTAGCAACTTGTCTTCCTATTTCTTCGAGATTTGAGAGTGCGGGAACACCTTTCCTATTGAAGGCATGTTTTTCAAACAATAACCAGGAATGTTTATCAGATATTTGCTTTAGATGGAAAGCTTGAAATGTACCCATCATGGATGCGACACCTTCACTGCGTGTTGTGACAAAGATCATACTTCCATGTGCTCCAGACTCAAATGGACGCCTTAAAGAATCCCAATGGAGATAATTATCGTTCCAGACATCATCCAGAACAAAGAAAAATTTCTTTCCTGTTAAGGTCATCTTCACTTTTGCCTGAAGCAGATCTAGGTTCCTGACATCACAAGTTGTTGAATTGATTTGCTCATCAATAATTTGTGTTATTCTAAGCACATCAAAATTCTCTGAAACACAAATCCATGCAAAGAGATCATATTGTTGTCTCACTCTCCCATCATTGAATATGAGCTGAGCAAATGTGGTTTTCCCAATCCCTCCCATGCCCACAATAGGAATCACACTCATCTTATTGCCACTCTCATCATCGTGTAGTAATCGTGTCTTCCGCCTTGGGTAAATCACACAGCAGTAGTCACTTAATTGTTTATCTGGCCAACTGTGTAGCAATAGTTTAACTACCGTCTCCTTCTTCTCATCTCTTCCATACACAGAGTCTTCTACCAACGAAGTTGAAGGTACAGTTTGATATACTGTACTGCTTCCAACACCTGTTTTCAAACCCATGACATCTATCTGTTGGGTAATAGAGTTTAGTCTCCCATGAACTTCCTTAATCCTGGAGTATATTAATGTTGTGTCAAAGGCATGAAATGGACTAGAATTCAGCTCTTGTACCTTATCTGTGAAACTTCTTGCATATTCGCCTTCCAACTCGCGCCTTAGTGCTTCAGTTTTGATCTCGTCCAACAGGTCCTCAGCATTATAAATGGCGTCTCTAAGCTCATCAACACACTCCTTCACAGTTGGCTTAGTCAGTAGCTTCCCCTCGGCATCATCGAGACAAGCCTTAGCAGACAACAGCTTCATCTGCAGTGTGTCCAGTGATCTATCTGTCAAGTCTTTGACCTCCCAAGAAGCCATAATCTTTAAAGCCATGATTTTCTTTTGATTTGCAGGGCTTAAGGGGACACCGCCTAGATTGTCTCCAATCACATTAACAACATCTTGGATGAACTTTGATTCATGCCTGTAAAATTGCAAACAATGTCATATAAATCAAACATGTTGAAGTTTATACATTCGCTGCCATGTTTGCTTTAGTTAAAACATATAGATACTTTTATTATGTAATTTAACTTTTAATATTGCTTATCAAGCACTCTATGCAGTCCACAAGATAGTTAAGAGGGTTAATCATGTACGAAAAAGGGTAACCTTATTATGAAGTGTTATAGAACTAGATCTGAAAATACAAGCTTAAAGTTGGGTGCTATTTTCTACTGCATTTTCTTGCTTCAGGTGCTACTGTAACTTCGATGTGAAACTTCTATCAAAGGCTTTAATTCTAACAAAACAAGCTACGTGTCACTTGATTAGTTAACTAAAATCTGACAGATGACAAAGTTGTTCGTATTTATGTGTGTGTGTGTGTGTGTGTGTGTGTGTGTGTGTGTGTGTGTGTGTGTGTGTGTGTGTGTGTGTCTCGTGAAGTTAGGAACAGAGATGAGATTAAGTTGACGGGAATTACCCATGAGCTTCATTATCCAAGACCATCCCTGCTAGATCAGCAACTTCTGTAAGTGCTGCCCTCCATCCTTTTACCTTGTCGAAGGATTGATTTTCTTGATGTATAGCAAATGCTTGTGCAAGACTTTCTGTCTGCTTCCTCACATGAGATGGGTCAACATCGTAGAAGACTGGTAAAACGAAATGATCAGAGATCCTCCTGCATTCAAGGATCATTACAAGCTCATCAAGGCACCATCCAGAAGAGGCGTAATGTTTTGACAACACTATGATAGAGCATAGGGACTGCTGGATTGCTTTCTTTAGTTCTGCCTTGATATTCTCTCCCTTCTTGAGTTCAAGGTCATCTCGGAAAGTGCGATATCCAGCGTTGACCAGTGCAGTATAGACGAGTGTCGTTGCCTCTGAAACTCAAGAAAACTTCATAACTGAATTGAGAAGCAGACGCTTTAGAAGAAGAGGCTCCTTGAGCTCGAACAAGAGCCATGGATAATGTAATGAACAAACTTTCTGAGTAGAAAACAAAGGCTTTTGGGTTCCAACTTCTATAGATCAATGCTGCAACTATAAACTATAAACTAGCAGCTCCTTTCAAGGTGAGTTGTCTGTCCATTGGCTTCATATATAATAACCAGCTTGGATGTGCCCCTTGTTTAAGTCAACTACTGACTTTTCCTCAAATGAAATAGTCCACAATAGCTAGAAATAATATGATCGATATAGAAACTACAAAGCACTGGTGATTATTCCTTTTAATTTTTATACTAATTAGTAATAAGCACAAACCTACACCAGATGCAGAAAATCAAAAGCAAAGCTAATAGATAAACCAGCAGCAACACCTGATTACTCCTCACCACAGCATGAATTGCGTGACGAAAATCTCTAACTGATGTTCATTGTAAAAGTTTCTACAAGACTGTGATTACTAATTTCTGTTATTATCCCAGCCAGATTACATGTGCCCAGTTATTGATCTCTGTATATAAACGAAAACATGTAGTAGCAGAATCACTGAATCCATGAACTATGAAAATAAAATTTCCCTAAGCTTTTCACTCTTCAATTCCCTAATCAAAATCAACAAAATACTACTGACCCAAAAGAAAGTGGAATGATTATGTGAAAGGCTTCATCTTTCTAATCCCAATCCATCGAATCAAGAATTAAAAACATAATTGAAGTGGGTAGTTGAGGACTGCATACCAGGTCATCTTCATTTGAGACTGAAACATTTGATAGCAGTTGGGACTAAAATGAAAAGATGCTACTCGACCCTGGTGGCAGCAACAATGAGCTTGGAATCTCACATTTTGAGTATTGATTCTCAGATTCTGGGGAATCAAACCCGAATGTTGGATTGGACCCGAGTCTTGTCTTTTTTTTTTTCTTTTTTTTTTGTTCTTTTTTAACGATGGATTTCCCGACCCGTTTAGGCCCAGGACACTAGTCACCGCTTAAACGCAACACGTGTCTTTTCTAGCCCACTTGATTTTTTTCTTTCTATTTTTCTTTTTAGTTTTAAGTTTTTTTTTGTAATGACGGACCTCTGGACCCGTTTAGGCCATAATACTCACCGTAGACGTAACACGTGTCAGCTAGTAAACCTTTTTCTTTATATTTTTTCATTTTACCCCTTTTTTTTCTGTTTTTGAAAATCTCCTCTTTCTTTTTTGAGTGTCACTATTAGGACCTCCAAATTTGCTCACTAAATCTCACTCTATTGTGAATTATTAAATGACATATACATCCTCATACACAATGACTATTAAGGACAATAATTATACAAAATGAAATATTTGTTCTAGGATATTCTGTATCTTTCTAGATATTCTTTATGTATGCATTGTCCTTATGCCAATAGGATATGTAGTTAGACTAGATCTATGTATTCATATCCTTACCATATTGGTATTGTGTAATTCCCTATATAAATGGCTCATATCAATGAATAAGACGATGATTCTCTTATTATCTCTCATTCTCTACACTTTATACTTCATCACGTTATCATGCACTTTGTTCTAACCATAGAGCCAATAGCCCACCATTTGTTTTCCAAACCCTAAAATCGGACAGCCTTGTTTTTCCCGATTTCCGACCAAAATTCCGACTGCCCTCTGCCGGAGTTTTATATCTCCAGAAAGCTCTCTCCGTCCCGGATCCAACGCCGCCGGCCTCACCCTGAGAACCAACCGGAAAGTCTCCGAACCGGCCGCCGGAAGATTCCAGACCACCGCCGCTACCGACCACCGGTTCGCCACATTCCCTTGCTCCGATCAACCTGAAATTTTGACAGCAGCTTCCCCATCCAGAGCTGCTCCTCCTGTCAAATTTTCAGGCCCAAATTCGAAGTATAAGTAGGCAAAACGTTGTTTCTCCTCTCGGCAGCCTCTAGAAACCAAAGATATCAAGATTGCTCGTCTTCCAAAGAAACCAGAAATGTATGTTTTGAAACCTTAAACTTTTTCAAGTTCAATAACTCGGGGAGGATAAAATCCTTTCCTCCCTTCTCCATCTCCATTCTATGCTTGGGATTTTGTGTGTGCATGTACCAAAAATCCCGGAATTTTATTTGCGGGTCAAGAGTGTGTTTGATCACTCTTGCTTCCTTGTCCGGGTTGTGTACGATCAACCCCGACCTTTCTCCGGATTGTGTTTGATCAATTCGAGGCCTTTTCCGAATTGTGTTTGATCAATTCGCGGCTTTTTCCGGATTGTGTATGATCAATCCGAAGGACAAACCATTAAAAGCATTATTTGTGACATCTATTGAGTCTCATAACAGTTTGGTTTTGTATGCAAGAGCAACGTAACATTCTGCTCATTGAGTTTTGACGTACTCGATACCTAAGGCGAATCTTCGCTTGGTATCTATGGAACCTTTCACTGGAAAGGATTAAACCACATATTTTGACCCCCAGGCTAACAAGCCTAGATGCCGAGATTTCACATCTCCTGCGTTCAAAGTTTTTGACGCGCCACATCGACAAGCATTCAATGGCAATCTGTGCAAAAAGTAATGACCACAAAGTACTGTGGAATGCACTCATGGAGCGTTTCTTGAAACGTCCATATAACTCTACTTGTTGAGTTATTAGTCAAGTGGATTACTTACCACTTTAATTGACTACATATTGTCGATGATCTTTTGTGGCATCATGATCCATGATCGAAATTATGGATCATGATGCCACAAAACGTCATCCTCATGATCGTGAATTTCGAAGATTCGGATCCTGCTCTAGCTACCCCTGACTTTGACGTCATCGGCTAGACATTAATTTTCGTTCCAAGTTATATGTACTAAGGCGTTGTATCGACGTCCTTCGTCTATTTGAGACCTCGATGTACTCACATTAGCAATAATGAATGCCTTGAGAATTTTTTCGAAGTTATGAAACTATTCTCCTCTTATGGTTCGTATTGATTTACAAAAAAGATGTACATTCTTACATCGTCCTTAGAAACATGGCATATTGTGCCGATTTTGGTCCCTTCCTTTGAAGGTGACTCATGGCACCGCATCCTCAATGAGGATCGCCCACGTGTTTCAGGTTAAGTTAAGTCTTCTACCCTATAGCGGATTTTCCATCATTTATTGTTCAACTAGGCTCATCCAAGCTCAGTGTGATGTCTTAGAATTGTCCGAAATTAAGGAGATAGTGCTTTCAAGTGTGCCTCGCACTACCGACCCTCCACGGACATGCCTGGTCATATTGACTTGGAGTTACCGAAAGCTTTTGATTTTGGATCCCCCTTCGCTATTAAATTGCCGTCTTGCAAAAGACGTTGAAGACTTATCAAAAACCGGAAAATTATCATCATAATCTAATCCTCGAGGTCCTCTGAGTTAGTTTATGTTCATGTCAGGGAGCTTTTGCTAACTAGTCATGGAGTTTACGACCTTAGAATGACCGAAAGGACTTGGTTTTGATCATACACACGTCACTTGTGGCTAAGGCAAAAGCCTACACGCCACTTGCAAGCTTCACAGCTTCGCACATGCCAATTCTGCGAAAAACAGCAATCTGTCCCTTTTGGACAGTCAACTTCGTTTGAGCTTTGTGAACAGCTCCGGACGAACCGGATAG of the Fragaria vesca subsp. vesca linkage group LG6, FraVesHawaii_1.0, whole genome shotgun sequence genome contains:
- the LOC101306746 gene encoding putative disease resistance RPP13-like protein 1-like; protein product: MSVNFSPLCYVRSSPIELINESGKQANHVVKVQRYQLRLGMVVTSWNRATEAMAVKLGDGYWFVKASFLDFLEATTLVYTALVNAGYRTFRDDLELKKGENIKAELKKAIQQSLCSIIVLSKHYASSGWCLDELVMILECRRISDHFVLPVFYDVDPSHVRKQTESLAQAFAIHQENQSFDKVKGWRAALTEVADLAGMVLDNEAHGHESKFIQDVVNVIGDNLGGVPLSPANQKKIMALKIMASWEVKDLTDRSLDTLQMKLLSAKACLDDAEGKLLTKPTVKECVDELRDAIYNAEDLLDEIKTEALRRELEGEYARSFTDKVQELNSSPFHAFDTTLIYSRIKEVHGRLNSITQQIDVMGLKTGVGSSTVYQTVPSTSLVEDSVYGRDEKKETVVKLLLHSWPDKQLSDYCCVIYPRRKTRLLHDDESGNKMSVIPIVGMGGIGKTTFAQLIFNDGRVRQQYDLFAWICVSENFDVLRITQIIDEQINSTTCDVRNLDLLQAKVKMTLTGKKFFFVLDDVWNDNYLHWDSLRRPFESGAHGSMIFVTTRSEGVASMMGTFQAFHLKQISDKHSWLLFEKHAFNRKGVPALSNLEEIGRQVARKCQGLPLAIKALGGLLRSYRSEEEWKSILNSDIWEVERNVMPALLLSYRYLPQYLKRCFAYCSMFPRGYIFERAELISLWKAEDLIPSTNKKSMEEVGVEYFNDLVSKSFFQPYQLRATDNKAYHIMHDLINALAKFISGEFCVRWEDSDSSTVAAKTRHFSYMKRYAQSNAMRNLRPYVKLYLCAPSYR
- the LOC101306454 gene encoding putative disease resistance RPP13-like protein 1-like, producing MQIQAYRYGMRHEVLNDLLGTLRCLRVLNLSEYDIKLLPDSINNLIHLRHLNMSSTSILVLPESICTLYNLQELLLANCKSLAVLPINLGRLIKLTHLDLEGTNLRKMPAQMGNLKDLKILDKFVLHIEHDVLELKKLQNLRGTLCIGSQTCIGFIVYGTDGSALEANILKDKKFLTEVVMNWVYLPDESGKGEPSLDRRLSRYTQLERELLHKLQPHTNLEVLTIKYYRGTTFPDWPNFYSSSALVYLRLFKCKNCITLPPLGQLPSLRELHIEGLNGVKSIGPEFYGDSGIKPFRSLLLLLVDRMLGLEEWSYIGDVNHELELFPQLGELSFQGLPKLTGKLSLDSFPMLKILNIVLTRLSLAVS